The nucleotide window GGTATCTGCCTTCAACTGGTTGAAGATAATCCGGATGAGGCATTGTCTTATGCCCGGGACTGGAATATCGGCAGGCAGGGGCTTTCGGCAGCGCGCCATTGCGAGGCGCTCGCCCTGATGGCTCTGGACCGTTCTCGTGAAGCAGCAATTCTTCTGGAGCAGGAAGCAGACAGTATCTTTACCAGTGAAGGCCTGGGGGATTATGCGCTGGCCAACAGATCCAGCTTGCGGGTGGATCTTTATAGCCAGGCGGCGCTTGCCTGGGAAAGGGCCGGTGATCTGGATAAGGCCTATTCGGCAATCAGTTCTGCGTTGTTGGCGGCGGGCGAAAACGAAAACCTTATACGGACGCTTTATCTGGAGAGGGGCAAAATCCAGTCCATGCGCCGGGAATATCCCGCGGCACTGGAGGACCTGACCAGGGCCATCGAGTTTGCGCCGGAGGATACCGAGGGCTATTTCTTCCGCGCCAAGGTGTTCCGCTATAAAAATAATTATGCGGCGGCGCGTCTGGATATCGGCACAGCACTGGATCTGGACCGGGACAATGCCGAACTGCTGCTCGAGAGTGGTGTTTTGTATCGGGTAAGCGGTGAAAAACTGAAAGCCCGTCAGGAATGGCAAAAGGTGATCGATCTCTACCCGGAGAGCGATGTCGCGACTGCCGCAAGTGAAAATATCGAACTGTTAAAGATCGACTGACTGCCCGCCATATTTCAAACACACTTATGCACAATCATATCACGGCATTCTAAATAAGAGACTGATCTACAGTTATTTTGGAGGACATTATGAAAAATATTACTACGAGCCTGATTGCGACCTCACTTGCCCTTTCCTTTAGCCTTTCCGTCGCCGGTTATGCTCTTGCCGACAGCCACAAAAAGCCTAGTAATCCCGGTCAGGAAAAAAAGACCGAGATGATGATGGAAAAAGAAAAAATGGAGGCTGAAAAAGAGCTGACCAAGCAGGAAAAAGAACGCATCAAGGCTGAAAAGGAAAAGATGAAGGCCGAGAAGAAAAAGGTCAAAGCCGAGAAAGAAAAAATGAAGGCTGAGCAGGAACGTGTGAAAGCCGAAAAAGAAGAAATGGAAATGAAGATGAAAAAAGAAGGGGACGACAACTAGTCTCCGGATTATTTCTGACGATCAAGGGAGCCTATTGAGGCTCCCTTTTTTATCTTTGCCATTCTTCCAGCACAATAGCGTCAGGTTCCGACGTCATATATTTATTTTGATATCCATTAAAGTCTGGTTTATCTGCCAGCTGTTTCAGGGCCCATACGGCGGCCGAGCGGATAACCGGGTTATTCTCAATCAGCATTTTTTCAAGTTGAGGCAGGTAGGCAGGG belongs to Emcibacter sp. and includes:
- a CDS encoding DUF874 family protein, whose amino-acid sequence is MKNITTSLIATSLALSFSLSVAGYALADSHKKPSNPGQEKKTEMMMEKEKMEAEKELTKQEKERIKAEKEKMKAEKKKVKAEKEKMKAEQERVKAEKEEMEMKMKKEGDDN